GTAATTGTATTTGGGCATGATCGAACCTTTGTAAAATTTTTGAGGATTGTTCAGATGTTCGTATTGCCACTCCGGGCTGTACCGGCTGCCGACCCAGGTCAGGTCAGGGCCTGTTCGCTGCGTCATGATCAAAGGAATTTTATCGTAATAATAATCTCCCGGCACAGAGACGGGTCCCAGCTTGGAGTCTGCCTTGACGGGACGTACCGACTGGCTGTGGCACCAGTGGCAGCCTTCCCGGATGTATACCGCCCGTCCGCGGGCTTCTCCCGAGTTGGCGGGATAATTTTTCAGTTTGGCCGTTTCCGTCGGAGTGTTAATGGCCGAATCAAAGAACGGAAGTACGCAAGTGCCGAGGACACCGATCATAAACAGGGCAAAAGCGCCCAGCATCAACACTCCGATATTTTTTTCCGAATCGTTCGCCATTGCCGATCACCTCTTTTTTAGCTGGTTTGAGTGTTGTCACAGGGCAGGCAACGGGTCTTCCACCGGAATCTGTTTGCCAGCGGTAGCGGTTTTATAAATGTTCCAAGCGAATGTGATGGCTCCAAGGAACATGAATGTGCCGCCAATTGCCCTGGCAATCAGGTATATGTGCAGCGATTCGACGATCCTGACAAAGGCGGCTCCCACCTGATTGCCGTCCATCCATCCGAATCCCTGGAGGACGCCCGCCAACCACATGGCAAAAGCGAAGATCAGGAACCCGACCACGGACAGCCAGTAGTGCCAGTTCATCAGGGCCCGGCTGTAAATCTGACGCCCAATAATCCGCGGCAGAGCATAATAGATGCCCGCAAACGCCACCAGGCCGAACCCGGCAAACAACGGCATGTGGGCATGGCCCACGGTCCAGTAAGTAAAATGCAGAACCGCATTGGGACCCATCAAGGATTGAAAGGGACCCTGGATGCAGGACAGGAAATAGAACAACGCACCGGTCAGCATGAATTTGAGCTCCAGGTTTTCAGCGACCTTATACCATGCTCCCTTCATGGTGCCAATGACATTGGCAAGAACAGTCCAAACCGGAATGATCAACAAGATGCTCGGAATGATGCCTGCTTTCATCAACCAGAGCGGTATGGGGCCGTTGACCAGATGATGGGGCCCGTTCCAGATGTAAAAGGCAATGATCGTCCAGAATCCGATCAGGGACAATTTGTGGCTATAGAGGGGGTTGCCCGTGAGTTTTGGCATCAGGTAATAGATGGTGCCGACCCCAGCCGGAGTAAACCAGATTCCGATGATATTGTGCACCCATGTGTAGGCGATGGACGTTTGGGCAATTCCCGAAACATAGGCCCCTGGAATATTGCCGACGATATAGATACCGGGAAGCCAAACCATAGTGCCGAGAAAATACCAGAGAGTCACATACAAAATCCGCTCTTTCCGGTTGAGGATGGTGCGGATCAGATTATAAGACATTAAAGCGACCAGGATGATGATCGGAATGTCGATGACCAGAGGCATTTCCGAGTATTCGACCGGCACTTGGCGTCCCATGAACAGCATGACCATGCCGACGGCATACACGGCGCTCCAGGCCCAGGCGGTGAAGACGCCCAAACGTTCGCTGTATAAAGAGGTTTTGCACAATACGGGAATAATGTAGAACCACATGGCGAAATAGGCGGGACTCAGAAATCCGAACAAGACGGTATTTGTGTGGAGCGGCCGCAAACGTCCGTACGTGAAATATTCCTGCAGCCAGCGGTTATAGGTCAGAAAATCCGGGTGGATGGATTTGATTGCAACCAGTAACGCCAAAATCATCCCCAGCAGCAACCAAACGATGGAGGTGTAGATGAAGATCTTGGCTGTGGTATAGGGCCGGATTGCGACAGCAGACATTGAGATTCTCCCTTCCAGTTGCATTTGCTTCCTTTTGGGTGTCTGTCAAAGTTTTTCCAGAAGGGGAGAAATTATGTACATTTGCAGGACAAACCAACAGATGATTGATCAAAAACTAGAGCCAGGATCACTCCTGACTCTCATATCCCTTCAGCCGAGGATGATTAGTGGCACTGGGTGCCGTTATCTCCCCATCGGAGAGTGATTATCGGCACTAGGTGCCGTTATTCCAGCAGTGGAGGATGATTAGTGGCACTAGGTGCCGTTATTCCAGCAGTGGAGGATGATTAGTGGCACTAGGTGCCGTTATTCCAGCAGTGGAGGATGATTAGCGGCACTAGGTGCCGTTATTCCAGCAGTGGAGGATGTTTAGCGGCACTGAGTGCCGTTATCCCCCAATCGAGGATGTTTACCGAATCGGCCCAGGTCTTGTTATAGCAGAAAAGGGGTTCCCAACATGGCCCGTCTGACCGTAATCCGGTTCTTTTCCTCAATTTCGGCTCGCCGCGGGATTGCCGGGAACAGGTCGATGGGATCCAGAAACTTGCCCGGCAGCTTCACGGGCGCTTCGGATTGCCATCTGTCCAGCCAGGCCTGTGGCACTTCATCGGGCAGCTTTTGACCTGACAATTCCGCCCACAACATCGTCCAGGCCCGTGGGACCACGCGCCAGATATCGTATCCTCCGCCACCGACAGCCACCCATCTCCCGTCACAAACCTCATGCGCCAGTTCATGAACCAGTTTGGGAATTTCCCGATAAATGCGAGTAGTCGCGGACAGGTGGGTCAGTGGATCGTATTGATGGGCATCACAGCCGTTTTGTGAGATCACCACATCCGGTTTGAATTTGTGAAAAACATGGGGCAGCACCGAATTCAGGCTAGCCAACAAGGAATCGTCTTCTGTGAAAGGTTCCAGCGGAATATTGAGCGAATATCCGTATCCTCTGCCATCTCCGCGTTCTTCAATGTCACCTGTTCCCGGATACAGGTACTTGCCTGTTTCGTGAAAGGAGATGGTCAGAACATCGGGGTCATCGTAGAACATCCACTGGACACCGTCGCCGTGGTGGGCGTCGGTGTCAAGATAAAGGACTCGTGCGTTGTAACGGTCTTTTATGTAAGCGATAGCGGCTCCGATATCATTGTACACGCAGAAGCCGGATGCTTCCTTGCGGCGGGAATGATGCAGGCCGCCCGCCAGGTTCAAGGCATGGTCCACAGTTCCAGACATCACCAGTTCGGCTGCCAGAACCGTTCCCCCGACAATCAGACTGGTGGCTTCGTGCATATTCGGAAAAATCGGTGTATCTTCCGTCCCCAGTCCAAACCCGATGGCGGAGGGATCGGCGTCGACCGCGAGGGTGGAGGCATGCTGAACGGCATGGACAAAATCAGGGTCGTGTACCCGGAACAACTCTTCCAGCGTGGCATGCCGGGGCTGAACAATCTGTTCATCCCGCAGAAAGCGGAGTTCCCTGATCAGATCCACTGTCATCTGCAGGCGCTTGGGATTGAAGGGATGCTCCTCCCCAAATTTGTAATTCAAAAACGATTCACTGTATATGAACGCTACCCGGTTATTCATAGGCAACACCTAACCGAGGGCGGGTGGTTGAACGACCTTGTAACCCGCATTTTCGACATCGCTGATAAAACGGCGTGGATCCATGGTCTTCAGACGCAGCACGATGGTTTTCTGCCCGGGAGTGGGGCTTGGGAATACCATTACGCTAGCCGCGTTCATCTGGCGGGCACGAAGGATATCGGCCACTTCCGCCAGCATGCCGGGACGGTCGGGAACCTGAACCTCCACCCGGGAAGTAGGTGAAGAAACCCCCATCATTTCCACCAGGGTGTGAAGAATGTCCCGTTCGGTGATGATTCCCACCACTTTGCCGCAGGAGACAACCGGCAAGCACCCGATCCTTTTTTGATACAGGATATTGGCGGCGTCTTCCACGAAGTCAAGCGGATGTGCGGTTGTTACGTTGGTTTTCATGATGGATCCGACGGGAGTGTCTTTGAGAACCTCACATTCTTCTTCAATCAGGCAGGACGGCATGGCGTTGCGAAGATCCCTGTCCGAAATGATCCCCACCAATTCCCCGTCCTTCACGACGGGAAGATGCCGGATCCGGTTAACGGTAGTGATGGCCAGTGCCTCCTCGATGGGAGTTTCCGGCGTTACACAGATCACATCCGTTGTCATGGCTTGTTCCACTAACATGTTATCCCTCCCTAAAACAGATACCTGTTTTTGAAACGAATGTCATGAAACCGTTCAATGGATTCCTCGGGCACCCGGCTGCCGATCCGTCCCATTAACATATTGGCCGGGTGGCAGGTAATTTCCGGATCGTCTGTCGCATAGACTTCCATTCCCACAGATCCCATGATCTTCTTCATGACTTCTTTGTACTCCCAGACGGAAAGACCCGTTCCTTTCAGATCCCAATGCCAGTAGTACTCAGTGGAGATCACGATGTAATCGTTCATCGCGTCGTCCATGAAGGATACCTCAAGCAACCCCTTGGCAACACCGCCGTGCCGGAAAGCGGAGATCACTTCAATGGCCCCCAGTTCCAACAGGTTATCCAGATTCGCTTCCGACCAGCGCTCCAACGGATCAGGGTAGACATAGGTAACATAACCTACAACCGTTTGGTTGTGACGGGCGATAATAATTCGGCCCTCCGGCAGCCCGGCTATTTCCACCAATGCGGCGTGCTGCTGGGGGGCGGGGCGAAATGCTTTCAAGCCCTCGTGAAATTCCAACGAAGCGAGTGTTTCCGGACTTACCGGTCCTTCTATGTGAACAACTCCGTTCGGAGTGGATAAAGTCTTTGAGTAATAGGTTTTCTTGTGTATCATGGCTGGCAATGCCATCACCTCCAATGCTAGCTTTATTATACAGTAAGGCTTGAAAACTTGTTGCAACGGAATTTATTGAGATTGTGAAAAATGGGTGAAAAGAAGTTTTGTCCAAAATTTGTCCGCTTTGGATTGTCGAGTAGGAAAGTGCTATGTTAAAATATACGCAGTAATTTTAATTGTCAAACAATAGGTTGGGATAGGAGGCGGAGCAGATGGTAGAAGAAACCAAAGAACTTATTCCGGTTATGACATCCGGGAACAATCTTCAGAACTACGAAGAAGCCTATGCATCGTTCAAGTGGGAAGACGCAGAGAAAGAATTCACCTGGTATACAACCGGTAAAGTCAACATGGCTTATGAAGCGATTGACCGTCATGTAGACGAAGGCCGCGGAGACAAGACCGCACTGCTGTTCAGTGACGCAACCCGTGAAGAATCTTATACATTTGCCCAAATGAAAGCACTTTCAAACAAGTTTGGGAATGTGCTTCGTTCTCTCGGCATCGGGAAGGGAGACCGGGTGTTCATCTTCATGCCAAGGAGCCCTGAACTCTACATGTCCTATGCGGGAGCCGTCAAGATCGGCGCCATCGTAGGGCCGTTGTTTGAAGCGTTCATGGAAGCGGCTGTCAAAGACCGCTTGCAGGATGCGGAAGCGGTTGCGATTGTAACGACCCCCAAGCTGAAAGAACGGATTCCGCTGGCGGAACTCCCGGCCCTGAAGCATGTCATCCTCGTCGGATCTGAGGGTGAATTGGGAGAACGGGAACTGAGCTTCGAGAAACTGATGGCGGAAGCTTCCGATCAGTTGGAGATTGAGTGGGTCGACCGGGAGGATGGTTTGCAGCTTCACTACACATCGGGTTCCACAGGCAAACCGAAAGGGGTGCTGCATGTCCACAATGCCATGATCCAGCATTTGCAGACGGGCAAGTGGGTGCTTGACCTGAAGCAGGATGATGTTTACTGGTGTACGGCAGACCCCGGTTGGGTGACCGGAACGGTGTACGGCATGTGGTCCCCTTGGCTGAACGGGGTGACGACGGTGATCCGCGGCGGCCGTTTTTCACCGGACGACTGGTATCAAACTATTGAGAAATACCGGGTGACCGTTTGGTATTCCGCTCCCACCGCCTTCCGCATGCTGATGGGGGCAGGGGACGATTTGGTCAAGAAGTACGATTTGTCCTCTCTTCGCCATGTTCTGTCGGTGGGTGAACCCCTGAATGCGGAAGTGGTCCGTTGGGGACTGAAGGTTTACGGCAAGCGCATTCATGACAACTGGTGGATGACAGAAACCGGCGGCCAGTTGATCAGCAACTACCCGTCGATGGAGATCAAACCCGGCTCAATGGGCAAACCCTTCCCGGGCATCTACGCAGCTATTGTCGATGATCAAGGGAACGAGCTCCCGCCTTACCGGATGGGGAACTTGGCAATTCGCGCTCCCTGGCCGTCGATGATGCGTCAGATTTGGAAGAATCCGGCCAAATATGAGGAATACTTCCGTTTGAAGCCCTGGTATATTTCAGGTGACTCCGCCTACAAGGACGAAGACGGGTACTTCTGGTTCCAGGGCCGTGTGGACGATGTGATCAACACCTCAGGTGAACGGGTCGGTCCCTTCGAAGTGGAAAGCAAACTGGTGGAACATCCTGCAGTTGCGGAAGCAGGAGTCATCGGCAAACCGGATCCGCTCCGCGGGGAAATCATCAAGGCGTTTATTGCACTTCGGGACGGCTATCAGCCTTCCGAAGAATTGATCAAGGACATCCAGGAATTTGTGAAAAAAGGTCTGGCTGCTCATGCGGCACCTCGTGAAATCGAGTTCCGCGACAAACTGCCGAAGACCCGTTCCGGCAAAATCATGCGCCGCGTGCTGAAAGCGTGGGAACTGGGACTGCCAACAGGCGACCTGTCCACAATGGAAGATTAAATGCTCGTGAAAGAGGCGAACGATGCCCTGAAAAATACTCCTGTACCCCGCTAACGGTACGGGAGTATTTATTTACCCAGAGGACATCCGAAAAATGAAAGTTGGTTATGGAACGTATGACTTCAGCGGCAATTGGACGGCAATCTCCGCAGTGAGGAACGACATAGTGGGCATTATCAAGCATATTACATATATTCTTGGCAGTAACGGGACTTGGAATCATCATGACCGCCAGGAGAGGTTGATGCAAACAAAGCGGCCTTTTTCTGCTTAAAACGGCAGGAGGGATGCTGGAACAGGCTTAGCAAAAGAACTCTCAAGCCATTGCACACCATCTTCAATTGTGCCGAACCGGCTCTTCTTTAAAAACACTTGAGCCGGGTAAAAGTGCTTCCTCCGCCCCCATTCGAAGGAAGCACTTTTGTTGCATGCGGCTTTACAGATCTGGCCGCTCCTGATCGGTAGGAACCTTAAAATCATTCAGGGTCGGGTTCTCATCCTTAAACCTGTTCACCACTTGTTGTCCCGGTTCCCACCCGGTCGACTTGCCGATTTTTTGATCGAGAAAAATCTGCGCCCCGTAAGGCCCTTCCGGAAACTCCTCTATCAGTACGTCCTTCTGCCAGGCTTGCACCAGTTCAAGCTCCTGGCTTCCCTTCATTCGTTTGCTGTTATCCTCCGGTTCTTCCTTCAGCTTGTAAAATCCCACCGCCACAACCTCCCTGGGTATTCATGAATGGTACAAGTTTTTCCTTGCCGGCCTCGGTTCATACCGGTCACGCCAAATCGCATTACGTTTGGAGTTCCTTGTTTCGAGCCATACTGAATGGTTGAGACAGTGACGAAAGGGAGAATCTGCATGCCGACTGAGATCGCAACGGAAGAGAAACGGCAGTACCTTGAGTCCAATCTGGACTCCAACGTGGAATATCTGAACCGTCTGTTGGGGGTAAAGGAAAGCTTTGACATGATTTGCCGGCGCTTGCGGTATGCCGGGAAAGCCTTTGCTTTGTATTTTGTTGACGGCTTTGCGAAAGACGATATTATGAACCGCCTGATGGATCATCTCGCGGATCTCAACCAGGGTGCCCTGTCGGTGCGGGAAATTCAACGACTGCTGCAAACCCACATTGCGTATCTGGAAGTGGAAACGGTCAAGGAGGTTGGGCAGATTGTCGATGCAGTGCTTTCGGGTCCACTGGTGCTCTTGATAGATGGCGAAACGGAAGCAATTGTAATCGATGCCCGCACCTATCCCGCGAGGGGGCCAGCCGAACCTGACACGGAAAGGGTGGTAAGAGGGGCACGGGATGGTTTCACCGAGACGTTTGTTTTCAATACGGCTCTGACCAGGCGACGAATCCGTGACCCGAGGCTTCGTTTTGAATATATCCGCGTGGGCGCCCGGTCCAAGACCGATATGTGTCTGGCCTACATCAAGGATGTGGCCAATCCCGATCTGGTCAACATACTGCGGGAAGAATTAAAAAAGGTTGAGATTGACGGGCTGCCGATGGCGGAAAAGACAGTGGAAGAGCTCGTGTTCAAGCAGAACTGGAACCCTTATCCGATGATCCGCTATACGGAGCGTCCGGATGTAGCCGCCGTTCATCTGCTGGAAGGACATGTGCTTATCTATGTGGACACATCCCCTTCCGTCATCATTACTCCGACTACATTTTTCCACCATGTTCAGCATGCGGAGGAATACCGGCAGAAACCGGTGGTGGGCGCTTATTTGCGCTGGATCCGGCTGCTGGCCATTCTTGGTTCCATTGTCGTGCCGCCGCTTTGGCTGGCGTTTGTCCTGAGCCCGGGCCTTGTACCGGAAGCTTTTGGGTTTGTAATCCCGGAAAATTTGGGGAGGTTTCATCTGTTTTGGCAGCTGCTGATTGCGGAACTTGGCATCGACGTGCTTAGAATGGCGGCCATCCATACTCCGTCACCTGTTGCCACCGCCATGGGACTTGTGGCAGCTGTCATTTTGGGCGAGATTGCAGTGGATGTGGGTTTCTTCATCAAAGAAGTGGTCCTCTACATCGCGATTGCAGCGGTAGGAAATTACGCGACCCCAAGTTATGAGTTTGCTCTTGCCAACCGTCTGGTGCGACTGGGGCTGCTGGTGATTACCTCTGTCTTTAGCCTGTTCGGTTTCGGACTGCTTGGCTTGGTCTCGGGTCTTGTTCTCTGGTTTGTAATGCTGGCGAGGACCCGATCGCTGGAAACCCCTTATCTTTGGCCGCTGCTGCCTTTTAATGGCAAGGCGCTTGTGCATGTTCTCATGCGCACACCCATTCTCTGGAACAAGAAGCGTCCAGAGGTTCTCAATCCGTTGGACCGGACAAGCAGGTAGCGGACTCGCATAAGAATCAACAGATTTCCACATATTGTATTTCAACAGGAGGTGCGTCATGACCAAAAGCGAACAGGTTCTGGCCAAATATGAATCATTCGTCAATCCGGGACTGGCGAGACTGCTTCGGTTCATGGGGCTGACGGGAGTGGAGCGGGAAGCGGAAGGATGCTTTGTAACCGATTGGAACGGCAAACAGATGATTGACTGTGTGGGGGGATACGGGACTTTTGCGTTTGGACACAGGCATCCACGGATTGTCCGGGCAGTGGAGGAGCAGCTGCAGAAGATGCCCCTTTCCAGCAAAATCATGCTGTGTGAACCGATGGCCGATCTGGCGGAACGGTTGGCACGGGTTACGCCGGGAGACCTCACCTACACATTTGTTTGCAATTCAGGTGCGGAAGCGGTGGAGGGAGCCATCAAACTGGCCCGAATTGCCACGGGAAAGCCAAAGATTATCTCCATGATCAATTCGTTCCATGGGAAAACCCTGGGTTCTTTGTCCGCGTCCGGAAAGGAATTGTACCGGCAGCCCTTTGAACCCCTCCTGCAAGGGTTTGTCCATGTTCCTTTCGGTGACTTGGACCGTTTGGAAGCGGCCATTGGCCAGGATGCGGCGGCGGTCCTGCTGGAACCGATCCAGGGAGAAGCGGGGATTATTGTTCCGCCGCAGGGGTACCTGCGCGAAGTGCGGGAACTCTGTGACCGCAAGGGAGTTCTTCTGATTGCGGATGAAGTACAGACGGGCATGGGGCGCACCGGTCATTTTTTTGCATGCGAGTCGGAGGGAGTTGTGCCGGACATCATGTGCCTGGCCAAAGCGCTTGGAGGCGGGGTGATGCCGATTGGGGCCTTTATTGCAAGACCGCATCTGTACGATGCTTATAAAGATGCGCCCCTGCTGCATACATCCACATTTGGCGGAAATCCATTGGCCTGTGCTGCGGCAAACGCTGCTCTTGACGTGTTGGTCGAGGAAAGACTGCATGAGGAGGCGGCGGCTAAAGGAGTGTCCTTCATGTCCAGGCTGCACATGCTCGCGGAACAGTATCCGGGGACTGTGGCGGAAGTTCGTGGACGCGGGTTGATGATCGGCATTGAGTTTAGCAGTGAGGAGATTGGAGGACTGGTCATGGCCGATCTGATTGAAAATGGGGTTTTGACCGCATTCGCACTAAACAATCTGCGTGTCACTCGTCTGGAACCACCGCTGACCATTTCCAGTCAGGAGTTGGATCTGGTGGTGGATGCACTGGACAAAGCATTGGAAGGAGGGGCCGCCTGTGCCGTCAGTTGAGATTCGGGAAACGATTCGGGGAAGGCCGGAAGAAGTGTATGAACTGATCAGGGATATGGAATCGTATCCACGCTTTATGCCTTCATTGAATGAAGTGAAGGTTCTGGAACGCGGCGACAACTGGACGATCACCTCTTGGGACACCACCCTGAACGGCATGTCGTTTAAATGGCGGGAAAGGGATGTATTCGATCACGCCGGCAACCGGATCCGGTATGAGCAGGTGGAAGGGGATCTGAAGAAGTTTGAGGGAGAATGGATCGTCGAACAGGAAGGAGAGTATACCCGGGTGACCCTGACGGTGGATTTTGAATTCGGGGTTCCCATGCTGTCGGCGTTATTGAATCCGGTAGCGAAAGTAAAGCTCCGGCAAAACGGGGAATCCATGCTGAAAGCGATTAAACACAAATTTGAAAACGGTGCGGTTTAAAAGAAGTTTGGCACTCAATTGACACCCGGGAGATGACTGTATGGACACATTTGGATTTCTTGTGCATCCGGAAGACACTGCGGATGTTGCCAAAAAGTTTCCTTCGTTGCAAAATTGGTCTCCTGCCGTTCTGGAACGATTGATGAGGTTTGGCCCGCCGATTTTTTGCGGACACTCGGCAGGTATCCGGTCGGACCACAATGAAGTGGAGGGGGTTTTCGTCGCGACCACGTTGACAGCCAGACAGATGTTGGAATTGCCGCTGCAGACGGTTCTGCGCAAGATCATCCGGGCAGGCCGCCGGGCGGAACGGGCAGGTGCGAAAATCCTCGGGCTTGGTGCCTTTACATCGGTGGTGGGAGACGCTGGGATTACCATTGCCAAGAATTTGCGGATTCCCGTTACTACCGGCAACAGCCTGACGGTGGCAACTGCCATCCAGGCCACGCGGCAAGCGGCAGTACTGATGGATATTGAACCGTCGAGAGCCCATTTGGCGGTCATTGGCGCAACCGGATCGATTGGCGCCATCTGCGCGAGGATGCTGGCCCCACATGTGGGGAAACTGACACTGGTTGCCAGGGATGAAGCCAAGTTGGAGCAGTTGGCCTCTTACATCATGAGCGAATCGGGCAAAACGGTGAATGTCTCGACAGATCCACGCCATACCGTACGAAAAGCGGAGCTGGTCGTGACCGTTACAGGCAGCGCCGATACGGTCCTGTATCCGGAGGATCTGCGCCCGGGTTCCGTCGTGTGTGATGTGGCCCGCCCCCGCGACGTGGCCAAGACAGTGGCGTTGCAGCGGCCGGACGTCTTGGTGATTGAAGGCGGCCTGGTAGAGGTGCCGGGAGAGTATGAGTCGAAGTTCCGGTTCGGGCTGCCCAAGGGGGTTGTTTTTGCCTGTATGGCAGAAACGATGATCCTCGCTCTCGAGAAACGATATGAATGCTTTACCCTTGGCCGCAACATTCGTGTGGAGCAGGTGCGGCAAATCGATGAACTGGCAAGAAAACACGGATTCAAACTGGCCGGGTTCCGTTCATTTGGCAAGCAACTGACGCCCGAAATGATTCGCGAGATCCGTAAAGTTTCGGCCCCCACCGGTTCGAAGAAGGGAAAGGCCGTCAAAGCCAAGCGCTCTTAACTCTTTAAAAAAAATAAAATTGGTTTGACATAGTGTATGAAAGAAAGTATATTTATGGAACGGGAGTTTTGCATGGGGTGATTATCAGCCCCTGCAAGCTGTAGGGATTGTACGGAAGGATTGCAATGAGGGATCTGTTGGGGCGAACCTTACACCGCTTGTCGTGGCCAAAGACGGAGTTTGGCCGGGGTACGTCAGGCAACAGGCAGGACGGCAGATGTGGCCGTCACACCCGATGGCGCAGGTGGGGCCGTCGGGACTCTTCTTAAAAAAGCACCCATTTGCCGGGAAGCAGATGGGTGCTTTTTTTCCACTCAAAATTATATTGACATACCACCCCGGTATCCATTACTCTTTCGATAGAGTATTTGTTTCTGACAATTTCAAAAGAACCGCTCTTATCCAGAGTTCGGCTGAGGGACTGGCCCGATGAAGCCGCGGCAACCGGCCTGAGCGACCCGGATTCGATTTACCGCCACGAGAAGCGGAAACTGTCCGGAGTACAGGCACGGTGCCAATTCCGACACAGGGATGGCCTGTGAAAGATGAGAGAGGGTTGGCTGCGTATATAGCGAACCTCTTTCTCACAGAGAAAGAGGTTTTCGTATTTTGCCAGACCCCGGGAGGAGAGGTTCCCAATACCTTCAGAGGAGTGGAACTATGTATCAGATTCACGGATTGAGAGAGAAGCTGAGTCTTGGAAAAAGCGTTGTGACCGTGGAGTTGGAGCCGCCGAAAGGGGCGGATCCGATGCCGACCATGCTGACGGCGAAGCATTTGCGGGGGTATGTCGATGCGGTGAACATCGCCGATTCCCCGATGGCAACGCTGCGGATGAGTCCGATTGCGCTCTCCCACATCGTACAGCAAGACCTGGGATTGGAAGCCATCTTCCATCTGACCTGCCGTGACCGCAATATCCTGGGGCTGCAGTCGGAACTGCTGGGGGC
This portion of the Effusibacillus lacus genome encodes:
- a CDS encoding aspartate aminotransferase family protein, which codes for MTKSEQVLAKYESFVNPGLARLLRFMGLTGVEREAEGCFVTDWNGKQMIDCVGGYGTFAFGHRHPRIVRAVEEQLQKMPLSSKIMLCEPMADLAERLARVTPGDLTYTFVCNSGAEAVEGAIKLARIATGKPKIISMINSFHGKTLGSLSASGKELYRQPFEPLLQGFVHVPFGDLDRLEAAIGQDAAAVLLEPIQGEAGIIVPPQGYLREVRELCDRKGVLLIADEVQTGMGRTGHFFACESEGVVPDIMCLAKALGGGVMPIGAFIARPHLYDAYKDAPLLHTSTFGGNPLACAAANAALDVLVEERLHEEAAAKGVSFMSRLHMLAEQYPGTVAEVRGRGLMIGIEFSSEEIGGLVMADLIENGVLTAFALNNLRVTRLEPPLTISSQELDLVVDALDKALEGGAACAVS
- a CDS encoding type II toxin-antitoxin system RatA family toxin, whose amino-acid sequence is MPSVEIRETIRGRPEEVYELIRDMESYPRFMPSLNEVKVLERGDNWTITSWDTTLNGMSFKWRERDVFDHAGNRIRYEQVEGDLKKFEGEWIVEQEGEYTRVTLTVDFEFGVPMLSALLNPVAKVKLRQNGESMLKAIKHKFENGAV
- a CDS encoding shikimate dehydrogenase, with protein sequence MDTFGFLVHPEDTADVAKKFPSLQNWSPAVLERLMRFGPPIFCGHSAGIRSDHNEVEGVFVATTLTARQMLELPLQTVLRKIIRAGRRAERAGAKILGLGAFTSVVGDAGITIAKNLRIPVTTGNSLTVATAIQATRQAAVLMDIEPSRAHLAVIGATGSIGAICARMLAPHVGKLTLVARDEAKLEQLASYIMSESGKTVNVSTDPRHTVRKAELVVTVTGSADTVLYPEDLRPGSVVCDVARPRDVAKTVALQRPDVLVIEGGLVEVPGEYESKFRFGLPKGVVFACMAETMILALEKRYECFTLGRNIRVEQVRQIDELARKHGFKLAGFRSFGKQLTPEMIREIRKVSAPTGSKKGKAVKAKRS